One Glaciihabitans arcticus DNA window includes the following coding sequences:
- a CDS encoding lipid-transfer protein, with the protein MNRVFVVGVGLTKFEKPGRRENWDYPDMARESGTMALLDAGIEFEQVEEAFVGYVYGESTAGERAVYELGMTGIPITNVNNNCSTGSTALYLAARSIRGGLADCVLALGFEKMKAGSISLDSFGDREPPLQRHMDALALSSPPAFPPAAWMFGSAGVEHMERYGSTPEHFARIAEKNHRHSVGNPYAQFQREYSLAEVEADKMIYEPMGLTRLQCSPTSDGSAAAIVVSEAFVERHGLAAQAVEIVGQAMVTDMRASFETGSTIDIVGADMTRKAAEAVYAQAGLTAQDVDVIELHDCFSANELITYEALGLAEIGEGHHLVDSGDTTYGGRWVVNPSGGLISKGHPLGATGLAQCAELTWQLRGTAEARQVRGAKVALQHNIGLGGAAVVTAYRPAER; encoded by the coding sequence ATGAACCGTGTCTTCGTGGTCGGGGTCGGGCTGACGAAGTTCGAGAAGCCCGGACGCCGCGAGAACTGGGATTACCCGGACATGGCGCGCGAGTCGGGAACGATGGCGCTTCTCGACGCGGGCATCGAGTTCGAGCAGGTCGAGGAAGCGTTCGTCGGGTACGTGTATGGCGAATCGACGGCCGGAGAGCGTGCGGTCTACGAGCTCGGGATGACCGGCATCCCGATCACGAACGTCAACAACAATTGTTCGACCGGCTCGACGGCACTCTACCTGGCCGCCCGCTCGATCCGGGGCGGGCTGGCGGACTGCGTGCTCGCGCTCGGCTTCGAGAAGATGAAGGCGGGCTCGATCTCGCTCGACAGCTTCGGCGATCGCGAGCCCCCGCTGCAGCGTCACATGGATGCGCTCGCCCTCTCCTCCCCGCCCGCCTTCCCGCCGGCCGCGTGGATGTTCGGATCCGCCGGCGTGGAGCACATGGAGCGCTACGGCTCGACTCCCGAGCACTTCGCCCGCATCGCCGAGAAGAATCACCGGCACTCGGTGGGCAATCCGTACGCGCAGTTTCAGCGGGAGTATTCGCTCGCCGAAGTCGAGGCCGACAAGATGATCTACGAGCCCATGGGACTCACGCGGCTGCAGTGCTCACCGACGTCCGACGGCTCGGCCGCCGCGATCGTCGTGAGCGAGGCCTTCGTGGAGCGCCACGGGCTCGCGGCCCAGGCCGTGGAGATCGTCGGCCAGGCGATGGTCACCGACATGCGCGCGAGTTTCGAGACGGGTTCGACCATCGACATCGTCGGCGCCGACATGACCCGCAAGGCCGCTGAGGCCGTATACGCCCAGGCCGGGCTGACGGCACAGGATGTCGACGTGATCGAGTTGCACGACTGCTTCTCGGCCAACGAGCTCATCACCTATGAGGCTCTCGGTCTCGCCGAGATCGGCGAGGGCCACCACCTCGTGGATTCGGGTGACACCACCTACGGCGGACGATGGGTGGTGAACCCATCGGGCGGACTGATCTCGAAGGGGCACCCGCTCGGGGCGACGGGGCTCGCGCAGTGCGCCGAGCTGACCTGGCAGTTGCGCGGAACGGCAGAGGCGCGCCAGGTTCGTGGGGCCAAGGTCGCGCTGCAGCACAACATCGGACTCGGCGGCGCGGCCGTCGTGACGGCGTACCGTCCGGCGGAGCGTTAG